The following coding sequences are from one Bacteroidota bacterium window:
- a CDS encoding choice-of-anchor I family protein has product MSRLLRLALLLCLAAPVAAQPSLTLDLLGTFATGIFDDGAAEIVDYDPVTQRLFFVNAADTEVVALDVSDPAVPVEAFRVDASAFGGGANSVAVKNGLVALAVEADVAQDPGQVVFFDTDGGFLGAVGVGALPDGLAFSASGRYVVVANEGEPSDDYLADPEGSVSVIDLQNGVGGAVVANATFEAFNEGGPRFGEVEAAGLRIFGPGASVAQDLEPEFVTVEGDETAFVSLQENNGLAEIDLATASVTALYGLGTKNHNLPENALDASNRDDGVNIQSWPVVGYYLPDAVASYQVGGQTYLVTANEGDARDYDAFSEEERVGDLALDPAAFPDAATLQLDENLGRLKITTTAGDVDGDGDFDRLFAYGARSFSIFQPSASGLDLVFDSGDDFEQITAAAFPDDFNATNDENGSFDDRSDDKGPEPEGVAIGEMNGRAYAFIGLERIGGVVTYDVTDPEAPMFMDYTNNRDFAGDAEAGTAGDLGPEGLRFISATDSPTGQPLLVVSNEVSGTVSIFGLAGGTPPAVTIDVEPTATPVVIPAEGGRFAFRALVTNTTGETQSVQAWTEATFPDGSVKQPSGSNDLLGPVTVVLAPGETLARELLQTVPGAIPAGDYVYTARVGAFPDAPISSDSFGGVKVADRQAGTPVAGWRVLDAATGTSVEAGDVWQGAGSVIASSSSVPSVFSLSPAYPNPFRQVTEVALAVPVASEVRVSAFDVLGRRVALLLAGEVEAGTHRVAFDGSGLPSGVYLVRAEAAGFAKAQRVTLVR; this is encoded by the coding sequence ATGTCCCGCTTGCTACGCCTCGCCCTCCTGCTCTGCCTCGCCGCGCCTGTCGCCGCGCAGCCGAGCCTGACCCTCGACCTCCTCGGCACCTTCGCCACCGGCATCTTCGACGACGGCGCGGCCGAGATCGTCGATTACGACCCGGTCACGCAGCGCCTTTTCTTCGTCAACGCGGCCGACACCGAGGTCGTCGCGCTCGACGTGTCGGACCCGGCGGTGCCGGTCGAGGCGTTCAGGGTCGACGCGTCGGCGTTCGGCGGGGGGGCCAACAGCGTGGCGGTCAAGAACGGGCTCGTCGCGCTCGCTGTCGAGGCCGACGTAGCGCAGGACCCCGGCCAGGTTGTTTTCTTTGACACCGATGGCGGTTTCCTCGGCGCGGTTGGCGTCGGAGCGCTGCCGGACGGGCTCGCCTTCTCGGCCTCGGGCCGCTACGTGGTCGTCGCCAACGAGGGCGAGCCGAGCGACGACTACCTCGCGGACCCAGAAGGCTCCGTCTCGGTGATCGACCTCCAGAACGGAGTCGGAGGTGCAGTCGTGGCGAACGCGACCTTCGAGGCCTTCAACGAGGGCGGGCCGCGCTTCGGCGAGGTCGAGGCTGCCGGTCTCCGCATCTTCGGGCCGGGCGCGAGCGTGGCCCAGGACCTGGAGCCGGAGTTCGTGACGGTCGAGGGCGACGAGACCGCGTTCGTCTCGCTCCAGGAGAACAACGGCCTCGCGGAGATCGACCTCGCGACGGCCAGCGTCACGGCCCTCTACGGCCTCGGCACGAAGAACCACAACCTCCCCGAGAACGCGCTCGACGCCTCGAACCGCGACGACGGGGTCAACATCCAGTCCTGGCCCGTCGTCGGGTACTACCTGCCGGACGCCGTGGCGAGCTACCAGGTCGGCGGCCAGACCTACCTCGTGACGGCCAACGAGGGCGACGCGCGCGACTACGACGCGTTCTCCGAGGAGGAGCGCGTCGGCGACCTCGCGCTCGACCCGGCCGCCTTCCCCGACGCGGCCACGCTGCAGCTCGACGAGAACCTCGGGCGGCTCAAGATCACCACGACCGCCGGCGACGTGGACGGCGACGGCGACTTCGACCGGCTCTTCGCCTACGGCGCGCGCTCGTTCTCGATCTTCCAGCCCAGCGCTTCCGGCCTCGACCTTGTCTTCGACAGCGGCGACGACTTCGAGCAGATTACCGCCGCCGCGTTCCCCGACGACTTCAACGCGACGAACGACGAGAACGGCTCGTTCGACGACCGGAGCGACGACAAGGGGCCGGAGCCGGAAGGCGTCGCGATTGGCGAGATGAACGGGCGAGCCTACGCCTTCATCGGCCTGGAGCGCATCGGCGGCGTCGTGACCTACGACGTCACCGACCCCGAAGCGCCGATGTTCATGGACTACACCAACAACCGCGACTTCGCGGGCGATGCCGAGGCGGGTACGGCGGGCGACCTCGGCCCCGAGGGACTCCGCTTCATCAGCGCCACCGACAGCCCGACGGGTCAGCCCCTCCTCGTGGTCTCGAACGAAGTCAGCGGGACGGTCTCGATTTTCGGCCTCGCAGGCGGCACCCCTCCGGCCGTGACGATTGACGTTGAGCCGACGGCAACGCCGGTCGTGATCCCGGCCGAGGGCGGGCGCTTCGCCTTCCGCGCCCTCGTCACCAACACGACGGGTGAGACGCAGTCCGTCCAGGCCTGGACCGAAGCTACGTTCCCCGACGGCTCCGTCAAGCAGCCCTCCGGCTCGAACGATCTCCTCGGTCCGGTGACCGTTGTCCTCGCCCCCGGCGAGACCCTCGCGCGGGAACTGCTCCAGACGGTCCCCGGCGCGATCCCGGCGGGCGACTACGTCTACACGGCCCGCGTCGGCGCTTTCCCCGACGCCCCGATCAGCAGCGACAGCTTCGGCGGCGTGAAGGTAGCAGACCGTCAGGCTGGTACTCCGGTTGCCGGGTGGCGTGTGCTCGACGCGGCGACGGGCACGTCGGTCGAAGCGGGCGACGTGTGGCAGGGCGCGGGCAGCGTGATAGCGTCCTCGTCATCGGTGCCGAGCGTGTTCAGTCTATCGCCAGCCTACCCGAACCCGTTCCGGCAGGTGACCGAGGTCGCGCTCGCCGTGCCGGTGGCGAGCGAAGTGCGGGTGTCGGCCTTCGACGTGCTCGGGCGGCGCGTGGCTCTGCTGCTCGCGGGCGAGGTCGAGGCAGGGACGCACCGGGTGGCATTCGACGGCTCTGGGTTGCCGAGCGGGGTGTACCTCGTGCGCGCCGAGGCGGCGGGCTTCGCCAAGGCGCAGCGCGTGACACTCGTGCGCTAG
- a CDS encoding RecX family transcriptional regulator, with amino-acid sequence MRPKQDLTDDEPERDLRPGAITRLVQQQRNAERVSVFIDGTFAFGLALDLAVRAGLRKGQPLTVEAQQALLDDEERLRAKAAALDYIAYQARTEEEVRRKLARKGFPDHVADEAVARMRELGYLDDEAYARAYARGRLAGRGHGPQRIRSDLRKRGVASKTIDTVLDEVVEQDDLREAALQHGRKRWVRLQREADPRKRRKKLSDFLVRRGYGFDLIREVVETLEAEDGGAEDG; translated from the coding sequence ATGCGACCGAAGCAAGACCTCACCGATGACGAGCCGGAGCGCGATCTCCGACCGGGCGCGATCACCCGGCTCGTACAGCAGCAGCGCAACGCCGAGCGCGTCTCCGTCTTCATCGACGGCACCTTCGCCTTCGGCCTCGCGCTCGACCTCGCGGTGCGCGCCGGTCTGCGCAAAGGGCAGCCCCTCACCGTCGAAGCGCAGCAGGCTCTCCTCGACGACGAAGAGCGGCTCAGGGCAAAGGCGGCGGCGCTCGACTACATCGCCTACCAGGCGCGCACCGAGGAGGAGGTCCGCCGCAAGCTCGCCCGCAAAGGCTTCCCCGACCACGTCGCCGACGAGGCCGTCGCCCGCATGCGCGAACTGGGCTACCTCGACGACGAGGCCTACGCCCGGGCCTACGCGCGCGGTCGCCTCGCCGGGCGCGGCCACGGTCCGCAGCGCATCCGCAGCGACCTCCGCAAGCGCGGCGTAGCCTCGAAGACTATCGACACGGTCCTGGACGAGGTCGTGGAGCAGGACGACCTCCGCGAGGCAGCGCTCCAGCACGGGCGCAAACGCTGGGTCCGGCTCCAGCGCGAAGCGGACCCGCGCAAGCGCCGGAAGAAGCTCTCCGACTTCCTCGTGCGCCGGGGCTACGGCTTCGACCTCATCCGCGAGGTCGTCGAGACGCTGGAGGCAGAGGACGGTGGGGCGGAGGATGGGTGA
- a CDS encoding metalloregulator ArsR/SmtB family transcription factor, which translates to MPTVKTDVFDPADVALAARLKALAHPARLGILRTLAERDTCLCGDLVEVLPLAQATVSQHLRALREAGLIQGETDGPRSCYCLDADALRRVHETVEALFGGLDCRCDCCG; encoded by the coding sequence ATGCCCACAGTCAAAACCGACGTCTTCGACCCGGCCGACGTGGCCCTTGCGGCGCGGCTCAAGGCGCTCGCCCACCCGGCCCGCCTCGGTATCCTCCGCACGCTCGCCGAGCGCGACACCTGCCTCTGCGGCGACCTCGTCGAGGTCCTTCCGCTCGCGCAGGCGACCGTCTCGCAGCACCTCCGGGCGCTCCGCGAGGCCGGGCTGATCCAGGGCGAGACCGACGGCCCGCGCTCGTGCTACTGCCTCGACGCGGACGCACTCCGGCGCGTCCACGAGACGGTCGAAGCGCTCTTCGGCGGGCTCGACTGCCGGTGCGACTGCTGCGGCTGA